One genomic segment of Abditibacteriota bacterium includes these proteins:
- a CDS encoding KpsF/GutQ family sugar-phosphate isomerase codes for MNGIDEAKLLKRGKETISREADNVMRMGDSLGQGFVDCCRAILASRGRVAMTGMGKSGLVAKKISATLASTGTPSFYLHPADAVHGDMGMITREDVVIALSNSGESGEIVNILPVIKRIGALLVGMTGRENSSLARYSDIVVPVVTDGEACPLGLAPTTSTTCQLAMGDAISLAVMEARQFTKDQYAVFHPGGALGKRLLLTVEDVMRTGDFVARVSPDTKLRDVLFAITEANAGAALVTGPEGLLEGIITDGDIRRALLSSEDNLHADARDIMSPNPVTIAPDKLATEALHRMEESGRKIGEMPVIRDGKPLGVICLKDLLTVGIV; via the coding sequence ATGAACGGTATAGATGAAGCAAAGCTGCTGAAGCGGGGAAAGGAGACCATCTCCAGAGAGGCGGACAACGTCATGAGGATGGGCGACTCGCTGGGTCAGGGCTTCGTGGATTGCTGCCGGGCTATCCTGGCTTCCCGGGGAAGGGTGGCCATGACAGGCATGGGCAAGTCGGGGCTGGTGGCAAAGAAGATATCGGCCACTCTGGCCTCCACCGGCACTCCCTCCTTTTATCTGCATCCCGCGGACGCGGTCCACGGGGATATGGGCATGATCACCCGGGAGGACGTGGTCATCGCTCTGTCCAACTCCGGGGAGTCCGGAGAGATAGTCAACATACTGCCGGTGATCAAGCGCATAGGCGCCCTGCTGGTGGGCATGACCGGCAGGGAAAACAGCTCTCTGGCCAGATATTCGGACATAGTCGTCCCGGTGGTCACCGACGGAGAGGCCTGCCCTCTGGGTCTGGCTCCCACCACCTCCACCACCTGCCAGCTGGCCATGGGAGACGCCATCAGCCTGGCGGTCATGGAGGCCCGGCAGTTCACCAAGGACCAATACGCCGTGTTCCATCCCGGCGGCGCTCTGGGCAAGAGGCTGCTGCTGACGGTGGAGGACGTGATGCGCACCGGCGACTTCGTGGCCCGGGTGTCTCCCGACACCAAGCTGCGGGACGTGCTCTTTGCCATCACCGAGGCCAACGCCGGCGCCGCTCTGGTCACGGGCCCCGAGGGCCTGCTGGAGGGCATCATCACCGACGGCGATATCAGGCGGGCCCTGCTGAGCTCCGAGGACAACCTCCACGCCGACGCCCGGGACATCATGTCTCCCAATCCGGTGACCATCGCTCCGGACAAGCTGGCCACCGAGGCCCTGCACAGGATGGAGGAAAGCGGCCGGAAGATAGGCGAGATGCCCGTGATACGGGACGGCAAGCCCCTGGGGGTCATCTGCCTGAAGGATCTGCTGACGGTAGGGATAGTATGA
- a CDS encoding HAD hydrolase family protein, producing MTAFGDVELLAIDVDGTQTDGSMVVYEDKTIKFFNARDGLATNLLIRCGVRVYWLSGGYSRAVETRAAAMGITGLRQGCSAKGTVLAEIAEREGLPLEKCAYMGDDLNDIPAIRAAGIGIAVGDAAPECIAAADYVTRHPGGRGAVRETAELILKGKGLWEDIIANFEKYLISDKQVH from the coding sequence ATGACGGCTTTCGGGGACGTAGAGCTGCTGGCCATAGACGTGGACGGCACCCAGACGGACGGAAGCATGGTGGTCTATGAAGACAAGACCATCAAGTTCTTCAATGCCCGGGACGGTCTGGCCACCAATCTGCTCATCCGCTGCGGCGTCAGGGTGTACTGGCTGTCCGGCGGCTACAGCAGGGCCGTGGAGACCCGGGCGGCTGCCATGGGCATCACCGGCCTGAGGCAGGGCTGCTCCGCCAAGGGCACGGTCCTGGCGGAGATAGCGGAGCGGGAGGGCCTGCCTCTGGAAAAATGCGCCTACATGGGGGACGACCTGAACGACATCCCGGCCATCAGGGCCGCCGGCATAGGCATAGCCGTAGGCGACGCGGCTCCCGAATGCATCGCGGCGGCGGACTACGTCACCCGGCATCCCGGAGGCCGGGGGGCCGTGAGAGAGACGGCGGAGCTCATCCTGAAGGGAAAGGGGCTGTGGGAAGATATCATAGCCAACTTCGAAAAATACCTGATCAGCGACAAACAGGTCCACTGA
- a CDS encoding metallophosphoesterase: MSLLTIVHTGDLHNSLNAKKADRLRALRQEADLLLDSGDAIGSGNIFFNPFGERAQSLMNRARYDAAAVGNREYHLNRYAMRCKLMRARFPYVSANYCWSEGRMFEDFELFVIRNAEIYVFGLSNVNVSRDMKISRYAHQYQNDPADRAESMVLEIEQRPSREYTRVIIALTHVGLETDKEIARRLEGRIDLILGGHSHDVCYGSVRGTHIVHSGCRGQFATRLVYDTDAKKITSLERIDI; encoded by the coding sequence ATGAGTCTCCTCACCATAGTCCACACGGGAGACCTGCACAATTCTCTCAACGCCAAAAAGGCGGACAGGCTGAGGGCTCTGAGGCAGGAGGCTGACCTGCTGCTGGATTCCGGCGACGCCATAGGGTCGGGCAATATCTTTTTCAATCCCTTCGGGGAGCGGGCCCAGAGCCTGATGAACAGGGCCCGGTACGACGCGGCGGCGGTGGGCAACAGGGAGTATCACCTCAACAGATACGCCATGAGGTGCAAGCTCATGAGGGCCCGCTTTCCCTACGTGTCCGCCAACTACTGCTGGTCCGAGGGCAGGATGTTCGAGGATTTTGAGCTGTTTGTCATCAGGAACGCCGAGATCTACGTGTTCGGCCTGTCCAACGTGAACGTGTCCCGGGACATGAAGATCAGCCGCTACGCCCATCAGTATCAGAACGACCCGGCGGACCGGGCGGAAAGCATGGTGCTGGAGATAGAGCAAAGGCCCTCCCGGGAATACACCAGAGTGATCATAGCCCTCACTCACGTGGGCCTGGAGACGGACAAGGAGATAGCCCGCCGGCTGGAGGGCAGGATAGACCTGATACTGGGAGGCCATTCCCACGACGTCTGCTACGGCTCCGTCCGGGGGACCCATATAGTGCACAGCGGCTGCAGAGGGCAGTTTGCCACGCGGCTTGTATACGACACCGACGCTAAAAAAATCACTTCTCTCGAGAGAATCGATATATGA
- a CDS encoding PilT/PilU family type 4a pilus ATPase translates to MAIGFKFEELARIAASNRASDIFVKAGAPPRMKLHGDIIEMEGYPVLGDEEADELIYQNLTQEQIGRFERTHELDASLRFPGICRFRLNVYRQRNSSAAVFRVIPEDIMTLDDLNMPATLKEFAKLKDGLILVTGPTGCGKSTTLAAIINEINETRRANIITIEDPVEFVHPDKKSLISQREVGIDTESFGSALKYILRQAPDIILVGELRDVETMNIALSASETGHLVLSTLHTSSAAETLERIINMFPPSERELLCLRISKTLKGIVAQRLLKRIDKPGRIASVEVMTATPTTVKLLEEGRSGSIYDAIKEGSYFGMQTMNYSLDRYVKAGIISKEDAIANSGNISELNLMLRRTSVTREEMGLESGKKPQQPKPQLRPKTPGPGSRQ, encoded by the coding sequence ATGGCCATAGGTTTCAAATTTGAAGAGCTTGCCCGCATAGCGGCATCCAACAGAGCTTCGGATATTTTCGTCAAGGCGGGGGCTCCCCCCAGGATGAAGCTCCACGGCGACATCATTGAGATGGAAGGCTATCCCGTGCTGGGAGACGAAGAGGCCGACGAGCTGATATATCAGAATCTCACCCAGGAGCAGATAGGCCGCTTTGAGAGGACCCACGAGCTGGACGCCTCTCTCCGGTTCCCGGGCATCTGCCGCTTCAGGCTGAACGTGTACAGACAGAGAAACTCTTCCGCCGCGGTCTTCAGAGTCATTCCCGAGGACATCATGACCCTGGACGACCTGAACATGCCTGCCACCCTGAAGGAGTTTGCCAAGCTGAAGGACGGTCTCATCCTGGTCACCGGCCCTACGGGCTGCGGCAAATCCACCACTCTGGCCGCCATCATCAACGAGATCAACGAAACCAGAAGGGCCAACATCATCACCATCGAGGACCCGGTGGAATTTGTCCATCCGGACAAAAAGTCCCTCATATCCCAGAGAGAAGTGGGCATCGACACGGAGAGCTTTGGCAGCGCTCTGAAATACATCCTGCGTCAGGCTCCCGACATCATCCTGGTGGGTGAGCTCCGGGACGTGGAGACCATGAACATCGCTCTGTCCGCTTCGGAGACCGGCCACCTGGTGCTCAGCACTCTGCACACCTCCTCCGCAGCGGAGACTCTGGAGAGGATCATCAACATGTTCCCGCCCTCCGAGAGAGAGCTGCTGTGTCTGCGTATCAGCAAGACCCTGAAGGGCATCGTGGCCCAGAGGCTGCTGAAGCGTATAGACAAGCCCGGCAGGATCGCTTCCGTGGAGGTCATGACCGCCACGCCTACCACCGTCAAGCTGCTGGAAGAGGGGCGTTCCGGCTCTATCTACGACGCCATCAAAGAGGGCAGCTATTTCGGCATGCAGACCATGAACTATTCTCTGGACAGATACGTGAAGGCGGGTATCATCAGCAAGGAAGACGCCATCGCCAACTCCGGCAATATTTCCGAGCTGAATCTGATGCTGCGCCGCACCAGCGTCACCAGGGAAGAGATGGGTCTTGAGTCAGGCAAAAAGCCC